One genomic window of Cannabis sativa cultivar Pink pepper isolate KNU-18-1 chromosome 2, ASM2916894v1, whole genome shotgun sequence includes the following:
- the LOC133035039 gene encoding uncharacterized protein LOC133035039 — MLSKNAKAKYALICGLDRDIFKNIEQASTAYDMWKMLEVTHQGTSAMKETKIQIYSTQYENFKMKSDETIANMYTRFTTITNGLNSLGKVLTQKDMVTKILRSLTKAYQGKVVAIQEAKDLSILPLEELIGSLMNHEIFMSAQEEEEVEKKKKTIAFKSSSSHAISEEDEESLCNDMEDLALFSKKYKKFMKFKKNFGKKPQRGSDSKERKSKDDPPICFECKKPGHMKMDCPMRKKNKYKGREMLADWLNSDEEDSEEEGKNEVANMCMMALDDGVSTSNQNDCDSENDDDNLDIPYDELSNSFKELFDDFGKLLVKNQTLREKTNMLLKEIEILKINEKELIAKSQCATCASHKKEIVELKAHVRSLKNDIYTFTRGKEGYDLMVGNQSCGFSKNGIGYDPSKKQKFLRNF, encoded by the coding sequence atgctttctaaaaatgctaaagctaaatatgctcttatatgtggtttggatagagacatttttaaaaatattgaacaagcctctaccgcttatgatatgtggaaaatgcttgaagttactcatcaaggaactagtgctatgaaggaaactaaaattcaaatttattccactcaatatgagaactttaagatgaaatcggatgaaaccattgctaatatgtatactcgcttcactacaattactaatggtttgaactctcttggcaaggtacttactcaaaaggatatggtgaccaagattttgagaagtctcaccaaggcttatcaaggaaaggtggttgccattcaagaagccaaggatctctcaatacttcccttggaagaactaattggctcactcatgaaccatgaaattttcatgagtgctcaagaagaagaggaagttgagaagaaaaagaagactattgcattcaagtcttcctcctcccatgccattagtgaagaagatgaggaaagcttatgtaatgacatggaggacttggcactcttctctaagaaatacaaaaagttcatgaaattcaaaaagaactttgggaagaagccacaaagagggagtgactcaaaagaaagaaaaagcaaagatgatccaccaatttgctttgaatgcaagaagcccggacatatgaagatggattgtccaatgagaaagaagaacaaatacaaaggaagggaaatgttggcggattggctcaatagtgacgaagaggactccgaagaagaaggaaagaatgaagtagcaaacatgtgcatgatggcacttgatgatggggtaagcacttctaaccaaaatgattgtgatagcgaaaatgatgatgataacttagatataccatatgatgagttgtctaattcatttaaggaactatttgatgattttggtaaattgcttgttaaaaaccaaacccttagagagaagaccaacatgcttttaaaagaaattgagattttgaaaataaatgaaaaagaacttatagctaaatctcaatgtgctacatgtgcttcacataagaaagaaattgttgaattgaaagcccatgtgagaagcctaaaaaatgacatatataccttcactagaggtaaggaaggctatgatctcatggtgggaaaccaatcatgtggtttttcaaaaaatggtattggttatgatcctagtaagaaacaaaaatttttgagaaacttt